From the genome of Deltaproteobacteria bacterium, one region includes:
- the nusG gene encoding transcription termination/antitermination protein NusG, whose translation MAQKWYVVHTYSGFENKVKSVLEERIKSAKKEELFSEVLVPAEKVIEMIKGKKKASSRKFFPGYILVKLELNDETWHIVKDTPKVTGFVGNRANPTAIPDKEVEEIKNQMSEGLLRPKHRMTFEKGDQVRVVDGPFSNFNGLVEAVNPEKGKVRILVSIFGRSTPVELDFAQVKKN comes from the coding sequence ATGGCCCAAAAGTGGTACGTTGTGCATACGTATTCGGGGTTTGAGAACAAAGTGAAATCTGTATTAGAGGAGCGGATTAAATCGGCCAAGAAAGAAGAACTCTTTTCAGAAGTTCTCGTCCCCGCCGAAAAAGTGATCGAGATGATCAAAGGAAAGAAAAAGGCATCCTCGCGTAAGTTCTTCCCGGGGTACATCTTGGTCAAGCTGGAACTGAATGACGAAACTTGGCACATCGTAAAAGATACTCCGAAAGTTACTGGATTTGTAGGAAATCGGGCGAACCCTACGGCCATCCCGGATAAAGAAGTGGAGGAAATAAAGAATCAGATGAGCGAGGGTCTCCTGCGGCCGAAACATCGCATGACCTTCGAGAAGGGCGATCAAGTCCGAGTGGTGGATGGGCCTTTCTCTAACTTTAATGGTTTGGTGGAGGCGGTAAATCCAGAAAAAGGGAAAGTTCGTATTTTGGTAAGTATTTTTGGGCGCTCTACCCC
- the secE gene encoding preprotein translocase subunit SecE — MEKIKEFWQRAKQFFREVRVELKKVTWPSRKETIASTSVVLITVVLVAFFLGIVDLGLSHLIKIFLG, encoded by the coding sequence ATGGAAAAGATCAAGGAATTTTGGCAAAGGGCAAAGCAATTTTTTCGTGAGGTGCGGGTGGAGTTGAAGAAAGTTACCTGGCCCTCAAGGAAAGAGACCATCGCCTCTACTTCTGTAGTATTGATCACCGTGGTCTTGGTGGCTTTTTTCTTGGGAATTGTTGATTTGGGTCTTTCGCATTTGATTAAAATATTTTTAGGTTAG